A genomic stretch from Candidatus Thiothrix anitrata includes:
- a CDS encoding DMT family transporter, with protein MQHSFLDRFSPYLLLVLTILFWAGNFNLARAIHADVPPLGLSFWRWAVAALILLPFAWGSMRAALPLARKHWRLVLALAVLGIAGFNSLVYVGLQTTTATNGVLLQSVTPITMILLAGLVLHEKSTLAQWAGIGVSLVGVSVIITKADWQVLQQLAFNRGDMWIVLATLDWSLYTVLLRKLPQGLKGMPILGFSITLGALAILPLYVYESVTFQTMPVTAVSLASIAYVAVFPSLLSYMFWNHATQKLGVNRTGQFSHLMPVFGILLATLLLGEHLQLYHALGMLLVAAGLVLTNKTTGR; from the coding sequence ATGCAACATTCTTTTCTTGATCGGTTTTCCCCTTACTTGCTGCTGGTACTGACCATTTTGTTCTGGGCGGGTAATTTTAATTTAGCGCGGGCTATCCATGCGGATGTGCCGCCGTTGGGCTTGTCGTTTTGGCGTTGGGCGGTGGCGGCGTTGATTTTACTACCGTTTGCGTGGGGTTCGATGCGTGCGGCGTTGCCGTTGGCGCGGAAACATTGGCGTTTGGTACTGGCGTTAGCGGTGTTGGGGATCGCAGGGTTCAACAGCTTGGTGTATGTCGGGTTGCAGACGACGACCGCAACGAATGGGGTGTTGCTGCAATCGGTTACGCCAATCACGATGATTTTGCTGGCGGGATTGGTGCTGCATGAAAAGAGTACACTGGCGCAATGGGCGGGGATTGGCGTTTCGTTGGTCGGCGTGTCGGTGATTATTACCAAAGCGGATTGGCAGGTTTTACAGCAGTTAGCGTTCAATCGCGGCGATATGTGGATTGTGTTGGCAACGCTGGATTGGTCGTTGTACACGGTGTTATTGCGCAAGTTGCCGCAAGGTTTGAAGGGAATGCCGATTCTAGGGTTTTCGATTACCTTGGGAGCGTTGGCAATTTTGCCGCTGTATGTGTATGAAAGTGTGACGTTTCAAACCATGCCAGTGACAGCGGTAAGCCTAGCGAGTATTGCGTATGTGGCGGTGTTTCCGTCGCTATTATCGTATATGTTTTGGAATCATGCGACGCAAAAACTGGGGGTAAACCGTACCGGGCAGTTCAGCCATTTGATGCCAGTGTTTGGGATTTTGCTGGCGACGTTGTTATTGGGGGAACACTTACAGCTTTACCATGCACTGGGGATGCTACTGGTCGCTGCGGGTTTGGTGCTGACCAATAAAACCACCGGGCGTTGA